The genomic segment GGTGCCTCAGGCCCTTATAATGTCATCGGAACAGGATTGGCTGAAATCTATAACAAGACCTACGGCGTAAGTTCCAAAACCCAGACCACAGGGGCTTCTGTCGAAAATCTAAATTTATTAAAACAGAACAAAGTTGAAATGGCCTTTGTCATGAGCGACAGCTTAACTGAAGCAATTAATGGTCAAGGCAGTTTTAGTTCTAAAATTGACAACGTGCAGCAGATCGCTGCGCTTTATCCAAACTATGTACAGATTGTCACTTCAAAACGTTCTGGTATCAAAAATATTGAAGATCTCAAAGGCAAACGTATTGCAGTGGGCGCCCAGAATTCAGGTGTAGAAGTGAATGCCCGTACTCTATTGAACGGTTTTGGTATCACTTATAAGGATGTCAAAGTAGATTACTTAGGTTATGCCGAAGCAGCTGATGCCTTGAAAGGCGGTAAACTGGATGCAGCCTTCCTGACCAGTGGTCTTCCAAACTCTTCACTGATGGAGCTGCAACAGGGCTTTGATCTACAACTGGTGAGTATTAATCCAGATAAAGTGAAAGCGATTGCCAAAGATCAGGCGTATT from the Acinetobacter sp. YWS30-1 genome contains:
- a CDS encoding TAXI family TRAP transporter solute-binding subunit codes for the protein MNKWIKLSVMSLALSGVVACSNDNAQNKSDNQAASGESVAADKLQTRFVNIATGGASGPYNVIGTGLAEIYNKTYGVSSKTQTTGASVENLNLLKQNKVEMAFVMSDSLTEAINGQGSFSSKIDNVQQIAALYPNYVQIVTSKRSGIKNIEDLKGKRIAVGAQNSGVEVNARTLLNGFGITYKDVKVDYLGYAEAADALKGGKLDAAFLTSGLPNSSLMELQQGFDLQLVSINPDKVKAIAKDQAYFLPMTIPKGTYGNAEDIPTAAIMNALVVRSDLSTDDVYKLTKTFFSSLDQLANSHQAAKEITLEGAQKGLVAQLHPGAQKFYDENKAN